From the Amycolatopsis thermoflava N1165 genome, one window contains:
- a CDS encoding CitMHS family transporter: MLALAGFLTIGVFLAGVLSRRVSVLLALTVVPVVAALAVGAAPRLGELIGKGLTTVAPVAIMITFAVLYFCLMIDAGLFDPAVRRILRWAGGDPLKITVGTAALTVLVALDGDGASTFLITVSALLPLYQRMGMRRLVLAGVVALGAGVMNLVPWGGPTARAMAALDADSGRIFLPLLPAMLAGIAWVLVAAWLIGRAERKRIGVLDLDGPAAAVERTRAERVRYWANVVLTLALVAALLAQVAKLEVLFVGAFVLALLINRPKWSQQQELFEKHGHNVVLVTTMIFAAGVFTGILSGTGMIEAMARALVSVVPDWAGGALPALTALTGMPLSLVFTPDAYYFGVMPVLAETSAALGGDPAEIARAALLGQMTTGFPLSPLTASTFILVGMAGVDLGEHQRFAFKWAFGTTVVMTAVALAVGAI, encoded by the coding sequence ATGCTTGCCCTGGCGGGCTTTCTGACGATCGGCGTGTTCCTCGCCGGGGTGCTCTCGCGCCGCGTCTCGGTCCTGCTGGCGCTGACCGTCGTGCCGGTCGTCGCCGCGCTCGCCGTGGGCGCGGCCCCGCGGCTGGGCGAGCTGATCGGCAAGGGGCTCACCACCGTCGCCCCGGTCGCGATCATGATCACCTTCGCGGTCCTCTACTTCTGCCTGATGATCGACGCCGGTCTGTTCGACCCGGCCGTGCGGCGGATCCTGCGGTGGGCGGGCGGTGACCCGCTGAAGATCACCGTCGGGACCGCGGCGCTCACCGTGCTGGTCGCCCTCGACGGCGACGGCGCTTCGACGTTCCTGATCACGGTGTCCGCCCTGCTCCCGCTCTACCAGCGGATGGGGATGCGCCGGCTGGTGCTCGCCGGGGTCGTCGCACTCGGCGCCGGGGTGATGAACCTGGTGCCGTGGGGCGGCCCGACCGCGCGGGCGATGGCCGCGCTGGACGCCGACAGCGGCCGCATCTTCCTGCCGCTGCTGCCCGCGATGCTGGCCGGGATCGCGTGGGTGCTCGTCGCCGCGTGGCTAATCGGCCGCGCCGAGCGCAAGCGGATCGGGGTGCTCGACCTGGACGGCCCGGCCGCCGCGGTGGAACGCACCCGGGCCGAGCGCGTCCGGTACTGGGCCAACGTCGTGCTCACCCTCGCGCTGGTGGCCGCCCTGCTGGCCCAGGTGGCGAAGCTGGAGGTGCTGTTCGTCGGCGCGTTCGTGCTCGCCCTGCTGATCAACCGTCCGAAGTGGAGCCAGCAGCAGGAGCTGTTCGAGAAGCACGGGCACAACGTGGTGCTGGTGACCACGATGATCTTCGCCGCCGGGGTGTTCACCGGGATCCTGTCCGGCACCGGGATGATCGAGGCGATGGCGCGGGCACTGGTGAGCGTCGTGCCGGACTGGGCGGGCGGCGCGCTGCCCGCGCTGACCGCGTTGACCGGGATGCCGCTGAGCCTCGTGTTCACCCCGGACGCCTACTACTTCGGCGTGATGCCGGTGCTCGCCGAGACCAGCGCCGCGCTCGGCGGCGACCCGGCCGAGATCGCCCGAGCCGCGCTGCTCGGGCAGATGACCACCGGGTTCCCGCTCAGCCCGCTGACCGCGTCCACGTTCATCCTCGTCGGCATGGCGGGCGTGGACCTGGGCGAGCACCAGCGGTTCGCCTTCAAGTGGGCGTTCGGGACCACCGTCGTGATGACCGCCGTCGCCCTGGCCGTGGGCGCGATCTAG